GGCCCGGCAGCGGCGGCCAGATAGCCAGGGGCTCCCGTTCAGGGCTGATCTTGGTTGTTGACGACGAGCGCATGATAAGGGAAATCGTCACCGACATTCTGGAGGATCTCGGCTTCAAGGTCGTTTCGGCCGAGAACGGTCGAAAGGCCGTGGAAATCTACCATCGCCGCTGGCGGGAAATCACGCTGGTGCTCATGGATCTGGTCATGCCGGACATGAACGGCCGGGAGGCCTTCGAGGCCATGCAGAGCATATGCCCCGAGGCCAAAATCGTCTTCGCCTCGGGATTCAGCCACGGGGTCGGCAGAAAGGAACTTGAGGACAGGGGCGCGGCCGGATTCCTGTCCAAGCCCTATAAGGTTGCCGACCTAGTTCGCATGCTCGACGATCTCGGGGTCGGCCAAGACTGATTTGGCCAGTCAAAGAGGAATCCATGCCTATCTACGAATTCTACTGCCCCTCGTGTCATGTCGTGTTCAGCTTCTTCTCCCTTCGGATGGACACGGAGACCGTTCCGGCCTGCCCCCGTTGCCACCGGGAGCATCTCGTCCGCCAAGCCTCGGTCTTTTCTCTGGGGAAAAAACGGCCCGACGGCGATGAAGGGGATGGAGGCATGCCCGACATCGACGAATCCAGGCTGGAAAAGGCCATGCAGGGCCTGATGAACGACTCCGGGGCCTTGGACAGTGACGATCCGAGACAGGCCGCCCGCCTCATGCGTCGGCTCTTTCGTGACGTCGGGTTGGAGCCCGGGCCCGGCATTGACGAGGCCATGAGACGCATGGAGGCCGGGGAGGATCCGGAAAAAGTCGAGGCCGAACTCGGAGACGCCCTTGATGAAGACCCGTTCACCGCTGGGCTCTGGAAAAAGGCCTCGGGCCGGATCAGACCGCCCGAGCACGACGAGACTCTCTACGACCTGAAGGGATGATCCCCGATTCCTGAAGCCTTCCCCTTCCCCTGATCCCGTTTTCCGCGGGACTTCTTCATTCCGTACATCCTCCGGTCGGCGTCTGCCAGCATATCTTCGATGGCCAGTCCGGCCACGTGGGCCGTCACCCCGACCGAGGCCCCGACGCGGAGATCTGTCGGCCGCCCGGCCAGGGTCTGTAAATCGATTTCCTCGATGGCGCCGACGATTCGGCCGACAAAGGAGGACACCTGGTCAGCCCCGACATCGGTCAGCATGACGATGAACTCGTCCCCACCAAGACGGACAAAGATGTCATGCTTTCGGACGATGGCACGAATCCGATCCCCTACTTCGATCAGGACCCTGTCTCCCACGTCGTGCCCCAGGGTGTCGTTGACCTGCTTGAACCGATCCAGATCGATGAACAGCAGGCAGACTGGAAATCCCTTGCGCTCGGAAAAATCCAGAAGCCTTTGGGCGTGGAGGACGAGATAGTTACGATTGTGAGCCTTGGTCAAAGGGTCCACGGTGGACAGACGGACCAGTCGCTCGTGGTCCATGAGGGTGGTCAGGTTGCATGCCAGAAGATAGCAGTAATGTTCGAGAAAATCCGTGGCCTGGGCCGGAGTGAACCTTTCCGGATCCTTGGCAAACAGACCCAGGACCCCGAAAAGCATCGTCGGTCGA
The sequence above is a segment of the Deltaproteobacteria bacterium genome. Coding sequences within it:
- a CDS encoding zinc ribbon domain-containing protein yields the protein MPIYEFYCPSCHVVFSFFSLRMDTETVPACPRCHREHLVRQASVFSLGKKRPDGDEGDGGMPDIDESRLEKAMQGLMNDSGALDSDDPRQAARLMRRLFRDVGLEPGPGIDEAMRRMEAGEDPEKVEAELGDALDEDPFTAGLWKKASGRIRPPEHDETLYDLKG